A region of the Planctomycetia bacterium genome:
TTGCGTATGCAAGCGCACGGCGGGGACGCCTTCGCTGGAGATCAGCACTTTTTCCAGCCGAGGTTTCGGTTCGGCCAAGAGAAGTTCGCGCATCGGCTTACGCAGGGCTTGCCAGCCGGCGTCGCGCCATTTGTACCAATCGAGCAGCACTTGCCATTCGTCCGGCGAACGCTGCGCCGCGGGAATTCGCAGTAACCTTGAGATCTCGCCGGGAATGGCGTTCCCTTCGAGTCCCACCGGCCGCGGCGCGGTGCTCGTCGACAAACGCAATCGGCCGATGCTGTGTCCGGAGTTGTTCTCGAATTTGAGCGTTAATGACCAGCGGACAGGGCCCGTCGTCGCCAGGTCGTCCGCGAATTGCAACACCAAAGCATGGTCCTGGCCAATCTTTCCGTCCACTGCCCAGGCGGATTTTGCGTCATCGTCAATGGTCGCGGCGGCGGGCAAGCCTTCTTGTGCGTGCGTCGCGACGGCGCGATCGAAACGCACTTCTGTCGGCGCGGCATCGCCACTCGCCGGCGCACTTTGAAGCGAAACGGTCGACAGTGCAAAGTTGCCGTTCGCCGCTCGGCCGGGGCCATGCTGCGGGAGTGACTCGTGCGCGAGCGCCTCAAGACGCAAGGACGTCACACCGGCAAGCTCCGCCACGCCAGACACGGTGTAGGTTTCGCTCTCGCCTGGCGCACCTTCGATCACCAGCGAACCGTCTTCCAACGGCTTCGAGGTCGCTCCGCCCGCGGAAGTGAATTGCTCGATCGACAGCGCTTGCCATGGCACAGGCGGTTTCGCACTGGTTTGAGCCCGTTCCCAGTCGGCGAACTTGGCCGGCAATTCCGTAAGCTCATACACTTCGATTGCGTTTCTGCGCGGCGCGAGCAACTGGTCGAACTCCTGCCGCGCCTTCGCGTAGGCCTCGGGTTCGAAATTCAATTCCTGCTCGCTACGCACCGTGGTCGTGAAGTTGGCCACCATGCGGTAGTAGTCGCGCTGCGGCAGCGGGTCGAACTTGTGGTCGTGGCACCGGGCGCAGCCCAATGTCAGCCCGAACATGGCGGTTGTGGTCGTGCCGACGATGTCGTCCAACTCGTCGTAGCGGTGTTTTTCGACTTCGTTTTTCGTGATCTGCGTGGCGTGCACACCGGCCGCGAGGAAGCCCGTGGCCATCATCGCCAGCGGATTCTCCGGTTCGTATTCGTCCCCGGCGAGTTGCCATTTCACAAACGTGTTGAACGGCAAGTCGGCGTTGAACGCGCGGATCACGAAGTCGCGGTAATGAAACGCATACGGACGATCGTAGTCGTGCTCGAAGCCATGGCTCTCGGCGAACCGCGCCACGTCGAGCCAATGCCGCGCCCAGCGCTCGCCGAAGTGCGCGTTTTCGAGCAAGCGATCGATCAACTTGTCGTAAGCGTCCGGTGATGCATCCGCCAGAAACGCGTCCACTTCCTCCGGCGTCGGCGGCAGGCCGATCAAATCCAAGTACGCGCGGCGAATCAACACGCGGCGATCGGCCGGCGCGTTCGGCGTCAGCCCCTGTGCGCGCTGTTTTTCCAAGATGAACTTGTCGATCGGCGTGCGGGACCAGTTGTCGTCCGCGAACTCCGGCGGCGAAACATCGTGCAACCGCTGGAACGACCAATGCTGCCGCGATTCGGCCGGCACGACACGCTCCGTCCAAGGCGTGGCGTCCTCCTCCGTGCGCAGCGGCTTGTCATACGGCGCGCCGCGGTCGATCCATTCCACAACCCAGGCGATCTCCTCCTCGGTCAACTTGTCCCCTTCCTCCGGCATCTTCGGCTCTTCCTCGTGCCGCAAGAGCTTGACGAGCCGGCTCGACGAACCTTGCCCGACGGCCAACACCTCGCCCCCAACTCCGCCCTTGAGTAGCCCTTCGCGGGTCGTCAGGTCGAACTCCGACTCGGTCGCGTCGCCCCCATGGCACATCACACAGCGATGGGCCAACAGTTCCCGCAGATGGCCTTGAAACAGGGCCAGGCCGGCGGGGTCGACGGCCGGCTCACCAGCGGCCGGCGTGACCGAGACGGTGTCGTCCGCCAAAACTGGGCGGCCCGTCGCCAGGACGAAGAGAATCGCGAGAAATCGTCCGAAATGGACCATGCAAAGACGCCTGGAACAACAGGTCAGGGGCGGGGCTTCTGGAACCAGTCTAATCCATCCGCCACGTTGTGGCACGTGTCTCCCGACCGTGCCACCGGTCCGACCGAAGGTCTCCAGTATCGGACGTCACCAAGCCCGTCGTGGTACGGTCGGGAGACCGTACCACAACAGAGTACTGGCGGCCTTCTTCGTGTTGACCGCATACGGGAAATCGCGTATCCCACGCTCTTAACCGCCCGGCCGAGGGAGCATTTCCAATGCGTGGTTTCATTGCGGTAACGTTACTACTACTCCCAGGCTGTGCGGCAATCGCCAAAGATTCGGCAGCTACCACACCGATCCGGTCGTCACGCCGCGACCCAAAGGTCGATGATCCGTGGGAAAGTCCTAACGGCTGGGTCGATAAGACATTTACGCTTAGGGATTGCTTCTCTGGTTGCTGCGAGCTGCTCAAACGGCCGTGGTCAAACTAACTCAGCTTTACAGGTTGCGGCACGTGTGTCCCGACCGTGCTACCGGCCCGACCGAAGGTCTTCAATGTCGGACGCTAGAAAGCCCGCCGTGATCATCGAGCGAGAACGAGCGCGGCAATCGCTGCAAAACCGGCTGCGATTGGCCACTTCGCCTTGTTCCACTCACGAATTGAGTAAGTGACGACTGAAATTCCAGTCAGCAGCAGCCATGGATCGCTTACGTATCCGTCGCGCACAGCGAGCCAGTGAAGCCAAAACAGAGATGTCAGGAGCACCAAGATTGAGATTACGACAGGCAACATGACCCCATTAGACCGCCTCCGAGTTCGAGGGCAAACGCTTGTTTCGGGCCCTCAACCAATCCTTGACGCCCCCTCCGGCCCTAGTTAGACTGCCCAGCTTATTCAAAACTGGACCTTCTCCCGCTGGGCGAAATCACGATCGGCGTTTGGGCCGGTCCCGGGCGGATTTTCTCGATTGCAAGCGAAAGAACCAAGCGATGGCCAAGAAGCACAAGCGCGTCTACTACTTCGGCAAGACCAAGGCCGAAGGCGATAGGTCCATGAAGCTCCTCTTGGGGGGCAAAGGGGCCAATCTGGCCGAAATGACCTCGATCGGCCTGCCGGTTCCCCCGGGCTTCACGATCACGACCGAGACCTGCGCCGAGTACTACGAAGTCGGCGAGAAGTTCCCGGACGGCTTGCTGGACGAAGTGAAGGCCAACGTCGCCATGCTCGAAAAAGAGAGCGGCAAGAAGTTCGGCTCGGATAAAGACCCGCTGCTGGTTTCGGTCCGCTCCGGCGCGGCTGCCAGCATGCCTGGCATGATGGACACGGTGCTCAACCTGGGTCTGAACGACAAGGCGGTCGTGGGCCTGGAAGCGATGTCCAAGAATCGCCGCTTTGCCCTGGACGCCTATCGCCGGCTGAT
Encoded here:
- a CDS encoding PSD1 and planctomycete cytochrome C domain-containing protein encodes the protein MVHFGRFLAILFVLATGRPVLADDTVSVTPAAGEPAVDPAGLALFQGHLRELLAHRCVMCHGGDATESEFDLTTREGLLKGGVGGEVLAVGQGSSSRLVKLLRHEEEPKMPEEGDKLTEEEIAWVVEWIDRGAPYDKPLRTEEDATPWTERVVPAESRQHWSFQRLHDVSPPEFADDNWSRTPIDKFILEKQRAQGLTPNAPADRRVLIRRAYLDLIGLPPTPEEVDAFLADASPDAYDKLIDRLLENAHFGERWARHWLDVARFAESHGFEHDYDRPYAFHYRDFVIRAFNADLPFNTFVKWQLAGDEYEPENPLAMMATGFLAAGVHATQITKNEVEKHRYDELDDIVGTTTTAMFGLTLGCARCHDHKFDPLPQRDYYRMVANFTTTVRSEQELNFEPEAYAKARQEFDQLLAPRRNAIEVYELTELPAKFADWERAQTSAKPPVPWQALSIEQFTSAGGATSKPLEDGSLVIEGAPGESETYTVSGVAELAGVTSLRLEALAHESLPQHGPGRAANGNFALSTVSLQSAPASGDAAPTEVRFDRAVATHAQEGLPAAATIDDDAKSAWAVDGKIGQDHALVLQFADDLATTGPVRWSLTLKFENNSGHSIGRLRLSTSTAPRPVGLEGNAIPGEISRLLRIPAAQRSPDEWQVLLDWYKWRDAGWQALRKPMRELLLAEPKPRLEKVLISSEGVPAVRLHTQGGDFLEATHFLKRGNSNDKVAVAEPGFIQVTSDAGEGPEHWFVAPPDGAHTSYRRRALAEWMTDVDHGAGHLLARVIVNRLWQHHFGRGIVATPSDFGTRGEPPTHPDLLDWLAGELIRNDWQLKPLHRLMMASAAYQQDALADAAKASIDRDNKLVWRHVPRRLEAEILRDQMLAVSGALDSTIFGPGTLDESHRRRSIYFTVKRSKLVPMMLSFDAPDALAGLGRRATTTVAPQALTIMNNAQVRAWAVAFAGKVLPDDQVASEAAIQNAHRLALCRELDETELAAAVRFIEAQTAAYSAAGNPTPRRTAMADYCQILFGLNEFAYVE